A region of Gracilinanus agilis isolate LMUSP501 chromosome 3, AgileGrace, whole genome shotgun sequence DNA encodes the following proteins:
- the LOC123240803 gene encoding CD177 antigen-like, protein MAAAPSAGTQALVCKKGFLTHAADAEAFPISWTVRLNETCEPGEGCQETLILVRSGNEIAAVISHGCTRAPAHEGRDVQHRAPPGVAIASYTKVCHSDLCNDLDTSCPVCSAFYSCPSNAPLVTCPLGTTHCYSGTIRLSGGGLSHPLRVQGCVPHDGCQLLNGTKAIGPIALTERCESEGSQVNKRVFSVYSVPGTRALTCFKGHFFDINDRSDLPFSWTARVNVTCQIGEGCQDTLILIQSGDKVTTALTKGCKRSRSQEPLKTQHQGPPGITITSYTHVCHSDLCNNLGSNIPLWDNSALEDVPGPGDLRCPVCISGQPCPSSTPLVTCPSGTSHCYSGTFQLLGGGLAHTLNVQGCVSWDGCQVPGGAEVIGSVLLKETCKNPEAPGPRPRSPPGALTCYEGTSLQMGADLAKEPQDLSTDSTLTCGARELCQETVLFIESGSQGIIVSSKGCAAPESKPSETTRMGPPGMTIFSYSRLCSTSLCNDIRSTASILTPAPTAAPGPGGLPCLACVSLGSSCSASSVITCPAGTSRCYKGYFQLHGGGISSPLAIQGCAPANTRGCRLLGNTRALGPISVTEVCQGDEDSEQQNGVSGATVPAWGAGAGLLLALWGCLPQL, encoded by the exons ATGGCCGCGGCTCCTTCCGCAGGGACCCAGGCCCTGGTCTGCAAGAAGGGCTTCCTGACTCACGCGGCTGACGCGGAGGCCTTCCCCATCTCCTGGACGGTCCGGCTCAATGAGACCTGTGAGCCCGGGGAAGGCTGTCAGGAGACCCTGATCCTCGTGCGGTCAG GCAACGAAATCGCCGCGGTCATAAGTCACGGCTGTACCCGGGCCCCAGCCCACGAAGGTCGGGACGTCCAGCACCGGGCGCCCCCCGGCGTGGCCATCGCCTCCTACACCAAGGTTTGCCACTCGGACCTCTGCAATGACCTCGACACCTCG TGCCCAGTCTGTTCGGCCTTTTACTCCTGCCCCTCCAATGCTCCCCTGGTCACCTGCCCCTTGGGCACAACTCACTGCTACAGCGGAACCATCCGGCTCTCTGGAG GAGGGCTCTCTCATCCTCTGAGGGTTCAGGGCTGTGTTCCCCATGATGGCTGCCAGTTGCTCAATGGGACAAAGGCAATTGGACCCATTGCTCTGACGGAGAGGTGTGAAAGTGAAGGGAGCCAGG TCAACAAGCGTGTCTTCAGTGTCTACAGTGTGCCCG GCACCAGGGCCCTGACCTGTTTCAAAGGGCACTTCTTTGACATAAACGACAGATCGGATCTCCCCTTCTCCTGGACGGCTCGCGTCAACGTGACCTGTCAGATAGGGGAAGGGTGTCAGGACACTCTGATCCTGATACAGTCCG GGGACAAAGTGACCACGGCCCTCACGAAAGGCTGCAAGAGAAGCCGGAGCCAGGAACCCCTGAAGACTCAGCACCAGGGCCCCCCCGGGATAACCATCACCTCCTACACCCACGTCTGCCACTCGGACCTCTGCAACAACCTCGGCTCCAACATCCCCTTGTGGGACAACTCCGCTCTCGAAG ACGTGCCAGGGCCGGGGGACCTGCGGTGCCCGGTCTGTATATCTGGGCAGCCTTGTCCTTCAAGCACTCCTCTGGTCACCTGCCCCTCGGGCACAAGTCACTGCTACAGTGGGACCTTCCAGCTCTTGGGAG GGGGGCTCGCCCACACTCTGAATGTTCAGGGCTGTGTCTCCTGGGACGGCTGCCAGGTGCCCGGCGGGGCTGAAGTCATCGGGTCTGTCCTCCTGAAGGAGACCTGCAAGAATCCAGAGGCCCCAG GCCCCAGACCTCGTTCCCCTCCAGGGGCCTTGACTTGCTACGAGGGAACGAGTTTACAGATGGGAGCAGATCTGGCAAAGGAGCCCCAAGACCTGAGTACTGACAGCACCCTTACCTGTGGGGCCCGAGAGCTGTGCCAGGAGACTGTGCTGTTCATAGAGTCAG gGTCCCAGGGCATCATCGTGAGCAGCAAGGGGTGCGCAGCGCCTGAGAGTAAGCCCTCCGAGACCACCAGGATGGGGCCTCCGGGGATGACCATCTTCTCGTACTCCCGGCTCTGCTCCACCAGCCTGTGTAACGACATCCGCAGCACAGCCTCCATCCTGACGCCGGCTCCCACAG CCGCCCCTGGGCCTGGAGGTCTCCCGTGTCTAGCCTGCGTGAGCCTGGGAAGCTCCTGTTCAGCCTCTTCTGTTATCACCTGCCCGGCGGGCACCTCCCGCTGTTACAAGGGCTACTTCCAGCTCCATGGAG GAGGCATCTCGAGTCCTCTGGCCATCCAGGGCTGCGCCCCTGCCAACACCAGAGGCTGCCGGCTGCTCGGGAATACCCGGGCTTTGGGGCCCATTAGCGTGACGGAGGTCTGCCAAGGCGATGAGGACTCGGAGCAGCAGAACGGGGTTTCTGGCGCCACCGTGCCGGCCTGGGGGGCGGGAGCCGGGCTGCTCCTGGCCCTGTGGGGGTGCCTCCCCCAACTCTGA